The Salegentibacter mishustinae genome includes a window with the following:
- a CDS encoding O-methyltransferase produces MHSPFVYDLVTNCFYDKRKYKEYKLLHKYRKDLLKNNKKIRVTDFGAGSRVFTSNKRTISAIAKNVGIPKKRARFLFRLSNYLNCKNILELGTSLGIGTAALAANKKSKVLSIEGCPQTADVARNQLEKFGFNNIDLKVGEFEEILSKFVVFPNKTTNNEQQIQYDLIYFDGHHTKEATLNHFKQLLPTAHNDTVFIFDDIHWSPGMETAWEEIKAHPEVRVTIDTFFLGLVFFRREQAKQHFTIRL; encoded by the coding sequence TTGCACTCACCATTTGTGTACGATTTGGTGACAAATTGCTTTTATGATAAAAGAAAATATAAAGAATATAAGCTTCTACACAAATACCGGAAAGATCTCTTAAAGAATAATAAAAAAATTCGGGTGACCGATTTTGGTGCCGGGAGCAGGGTGTTTACCTCAAACAAACGTACAATTTCAGCGATTGCTAAAAATGTTGGAATTCCGAAGAAAAGGGCCAGATTTTTATTTCGGCTATCCAATTACCTAAACTGCAAGAATATTTTAGAACTGGGCACGTCCCTGGGAATCGGTACCGCTGCACTAGCTGCGAATAAAAAAAGCAAAGTTCTAAGTATCGAAGGTTGCCCTCAAACGGCCGATGTGGCCAGAAATCAATTAGAGAAATTCGGGTTCAATAATATTGATCTTAAAGTGGGAGAATTTGAAGAAATTCTTTCAAAATTTGTAGTATTTCCTAATAAAACCACAAACAACGAACAACAAATCCAGTACGATTTAATTTATTTTGATGGCCACCATACAAAAGAAGCGACCTTAAACCATTTTAAGCAGTTGCTTCCAACCGCCCATAACGATACTGTATTTATTTTTGATGATATTCATTGGTCTCCCGGAATGGAAACTGCCTGGGAAGAGATTAAAGCGCATCCAGAAGTAAGAGTAACGATTGACACATTTTTCCTGGGACTTGTATTTTTTAGAAGGGAACAGGCAAAACAGCATTTTACAATAAGGTTGTAA
- a CDS encoding ABC transporter ATP-binding protein: MSKVIEIRQITRDFPLGNEVVKVLKGIDLDIDRGEYVAIMGPSGSGKSTLMNLLGCLDTPTSGTYILNGKDASQMGDDELAEIRNKEIGFVFQTFNLLPRTTALENVALPMIYAGYSKTDRTKRAEEVLTNVGLGDRMDHKPNQLSGGQRQRVAVGRALVNKPSIILADEPTGNLDSKTSVEIMNLFDEIHAAGNTVILVTHEEEIAEHAHRIIRLRDGMVESDERKEVISQ; this comes from the coding sequence ATGAGTAAAGTCATTGAAATTAGGCAAATTACCAGGGATTTTCCACTGGGAAATGAAGTGGTAAAAGTTTTAAAAGGTATAGATCTCGATATAGATAGAGGGGAATATGTAGCGATTATGGGACCCTCTGGATCAGGAAAGTCTACTTTAATGAATTTACTGGGCTGTTTGGATACGCCAACTTCCGGAACTTATATTCTAAATGGAAAAGACGCCAGCCAAATGGGAGACGATGAACTTGCTGAAATTAGAAACAAAGAGATCGGTTTTGTTTTTCAGACCTTTAACCTGCTTCCCAGGACTACCGCTTTAGAAAATGTTGCTTTACCAATGATCTACGCCGGTTATAGTAAAACCGATCGAACAAAACGGGCTGAGGAGGTTTTAACAAATGTTGGGCTTGGAGATAGAATGGACCATAAACCCAACCAGCTTTCGGGTGGACAGCGTCAAAGAGTTGCCGTTGGTAGAGCTTTGGTGAATAAGCCTTCTATAATCCTGGCTGATGAGCCTACCGGAAACCTGGATTCCAAAACCTCTGTAGAAATCATGAATCTTTTTGATGAAATTCATGCCGCAGGAAATACGGTAATCCTGGTTACCCACGAAGAAGAAATCGCAGAACACGCTCACCGTATTATACGCCTTCGCGATGGAATGGTAGAAAGCGATGAACGAAAAGAGGTTATTAGCCAATAG